The genomic stretch CCCAATTGATTCCCAATTGGTCCATGGTCCTGAATAACTCAGGTAAAAAGTCTTCTGCAAACTGGTCCTTGCGATTTCCAATAGATTTATTCATGGCTCCGTTGGCGACAAAAAATCCAATGCCTCTTCTGTTTTCGAGGATGCCTAAATCCTGTAAGAGGGTATAAGACCTCATGACTGTATTAGGGTTGACCTGTATATTGGTTGCGTATTCGCGAACCGAAGGAATCCGTTCTCCTTCCTTCCAGGATTTGTTGATGATATTTTCTTGAACAGACATACCGATTTGCTCGAATATGGATAATGATTTTTTGAATTCCATGTTACACCTCTTTTTCTTTGATTTTTAAATAAGTCATATACCAGAAGAAAGGTGCAGCCAAATATTGAAGAAAGAATTTGCCAAGTTTGAACATCCAGAAATCTTCCAGAATCAAATCAATGGGTACGTTGTAATCTACATCAACCCCATGTATGCCATCTCTGAATTCCGGAAACAAAATATAAGCAAACAAAGCCACTACAAGCATATAAGCCAAAGCACTTACTATGGTCCAAAGAATTACTTTGTACCAGGAACCTGTATTGAACATCGCAGCTCCAAAGAAAAATACACTGAAAACAATAATTATAAAATGTAATCCTTGCAAATTTTCTCTGGTGAATAAACTATAGGTATTTGTTGGCTTATTCATAAAGACTTCAACAATCAATTGATGGCTCATGTAAAAGAGATAAAATAAAATAATTGAACCTATCCAGAAGAGGATGTTGCCAAACATCCATTTTGTGAAAACTTTTTCAAACGCGGTTGCCGGTAAATTCAAATAATCTGCCCGAGTTGGGAGTTTTTTCAATTCTTCAAAGGAATTGACGATATAGATAAAACCGAAGACTGCAAAAAATCCTTCCAGGGAGACAGTCCCAATTTTGCCGTTTTCGAAATAAGCTACTACACTTGTCAATACTAAAATACCTGCAAGTACAATGCCCATGATTCGAAAGAAAGGAAGGAATGATTCGTAAAATTCCTTTTTTGTCAGCCAGGCGATTCTATTCAAACTAAATGATGTATTCATATTTGTTGATTTTTAAAGAGATTAAATAGATTTAGAAATAATGGCGTTGAATAAAATTTCAATGTCGACCTCTGTCTGAACCTGGTTTTCCTGTTTTAAATTCATAACTACATGTCCACCTGGAACTTGTTCAGCATAGATAGATTTTTCAGGTATTTGAGAACCAGGAACGAAATCAAAGCGGTATTTGGAGGAGATGTGAAATAAGTCTTGATTGAATATTACTTGACCTCCTTCTACAACTACAATTCTATCCAATAAATTAGCAACATCTTTTACCTGATGGGTAGAAATTAATATACACTGATCTTCATTGAGAGAAGAAGAAACGACTTTTCTAAAAACCATCTTGGAAGGGATATCCAAACCATTGGTAGGTTCATCTAAAATTAGAAGTTTGCAACCAGTAGCAAGAGCAAAAGCAATCAGAAATTTTTTCTTTTGCCCAAAAGACAGTTCTTTTAACTTGCCATCGGAGGGCAATTCAAATTCCGAAAGAATGCGATCAAATTTTTCATGATCCCAATTTGGATAAAAATTGGAATAAAGTTGAACGTAGCGACGGATAGTGACTTCTGGCAAAATATATTCTTCCTGAACGTAATATAAATCCGTTAGCATTTCCACGTGGCGTCCTCTGCTGGAAGCTCCATTCACCAAAGCTTGACCATGTTGAGGGAAGAGCAAACCAGAGACGACTCTAAGGAAAGTCGTTTTACCAGCACCGTTTTTTCCCAGAATACCATTAATGGTTCCCGATTCCAATTGTAAATTGAGATCTTGAAACAGCGGAGCTTTCTTCTTGCGATAACCAAAACTCATTTCATTTACCTGTATCATTTGTCTATTGTTTTAGTGTATTAGTTAAATAGTACACTACAAAGGTATGTATGAACTTTGAAATATTCCAAATATTTTTTGTAAAAATTTTTACATTTTTATTTATATAATACATAATATACACATAATTAATAATATATGTAAATTATATGAAAAAAAAAAGAATTTTTCAAATGGATTTTTCCTCACAAAAAATGCGATTCAAGCGTGTATTATCATTGAATTTCCAATTTTTTATGCAAAATCGAATTGTCAGTTACTTTATTGAAGTCAGAATTAAATTCCTTAATTGTTTGCTGGTAAATGTGGTTATGGATCCTTAGCGCGGACTCCCACTCACATAATCATTCCCTTTCAGATAAAACCTGTAGAGCCATTGAGCAGATTCGCCAGCAGATTCGACACCAATCCTTTTGGACTGTCCGATCTGTGCTTTGTTATATGTGATTTGGATGTCGTGAATCTGAAGCGGACTTTCCGGTTCATAAAGCTTGCAGGCATTTAAGGCGCGATTTATACCCATAGCTTGTGTTAAACAACCGGGGCCTTTTGTCAAAGCTGACGGTGCTTCTGATATGCCACGATTTTTTTGCATCTGTGCTATGCCTTCGCGGGGTTCAACAGCTCGGATCAAAATGGCATGCGGGGTCCCTATGGGTCCTGTAATGATATTAAACATTTCGTGGATTCCGTAGCACACATATATATAAGCATGTCCGCCGTCCAAGAACATGGTTTTCGTGCGCGGAGTTAGCCTGTTTCCAAAGGCATGGGAAGCACGGTCTTCTGGTGCCCGATAAGCCTCTGCCTCAACAATGATTCCAGAATATCTGATTCCTTGTATTTGGGATACCAGCATTTTTCCGAGAATATCACGAGTCAAACCAAGAACATCATCGCTTAAATAATATTTGCGCGGGAGGAGCATCGATCAAATTTTAATGTGGCAAGTTATGAAAGCTTTATCCCTTAAGCACATTGTGTATTAGAAGACTTATCTTTATTGCATCAAAACACTAAGTTCATAAAATTTTGCGCGTACTTTACTTATCTGTGAGTTTACTCGTTGTCATATTTTTCCTATGGAAATGGGAAACCTACTCTCAGCCAAATCAAACTAAAATATGTGGATTGAGTTTTGTTGCACCCCCTGATCCCTTTGTTTCAAATCCCATGTCGGCGATCAAACAAGTAGGTGCAAATTGGCTAACGTTTATTCCTTATGCATTTTCCGCTGCAGGTCAGCCGGAAGTTCGTTTCGAAAATCTGCATTGGCAATGGTGGGGAGAACGCGCGGAAGGTATTAAAGAATGCATTCGCCTGGCAAAAGCTGCCGATTTAAATATCATGTTGAAGCCACAGGTGTACATTCATCGTTCTTGGGTTGGAGCTGTGGAGTTTCATTCAGAGGAAGAATGGCAACAATGGGAACAGAGTTATACAAAATACATGATGCTTTATGTTGATATCGCTAAATCAGAAAATATTGCGATGTTGTGTATTGCAACAGAATACGATAAAGCGGCCATCAAAAGAGAAGCTTTTTTTCGAAAACTCATCCGGGAAATCCGAAGTAAATACAGTGGCAAGCTTTGTTATAGTGCCAACTGGGATCACTATTCGAAAATTCCCTTTTGGGATGCTTTAGATTATATCGGCATTAGCGCTTATTTCCCTTTAGCAGATCATAAAAATCCAAATGTTGATTCTTTGAAACTGGCATGGATTCCTTATCTGAATGAAATGGAAGCATTTTCAAAGAAATGTAAGAAATCGATTTTGTTTTCTGAATTTGGTTACCTCAGTGTTGATGGCAGTGCCGGTAAAACCTGGGAACTTGAAAAAAATTTAGAATCCCTTCCGATCAACGAAACCTCACAAGCAACAGCATACGAAGCATTATTTTCGAGTTTATGGAACAAATCCTGGTGGGCCGGTGGATTTTTGTGGAAATGGTTTCCGGAAGGAAAAGGGCACGAAGGCTTTCCGGAAAAAGATTATACACCACAAGGAAAACAAGCGGAAACCGTGTTGAAGTATTGGTACGACCAAAAATGAATTTTAATTTGGAATCTTTGAAATGGGTGAAATAGTTGAATCTTTGATTTTAAAAAAAGACATTGCGTTTGGCAAACTGAGTTTGCAAAGGAGCGTAAATTTTGAAAACCCTTTCAAATAATCATAACCAATTCTCTCAAATCCTGTCAATCTTGTAAATCCGGTCAATAGTCCGAATCTAATATCAGATTTTGTGGGTGGTTTCTTCGGCTTATTGCTCTGGCTTTCTGTCGTTTCCAGATTTCGGCACTGATTGCTTTGGGCAAATCTTCTGCAGATGTGTGTTTGAGGATTGCTAACAAAATATGTTCTTCGACATCCAGGCGGTAGAGATGGCTAAAAAGCAGACCGGGATCACTATCGAGCAATTCATTTACGCGCGTTTCAATAGAATCTAACCACTGTTTTTCCTGATCAAATTGATCTAAAAACTGATCGTTGTATTCGGGTAAAAGTATTTCATTCATCGCTATGATGAAAGGTAACATGTAAATTTGATATGGTGTTGAGAAAATGAATGTTCTTTATCATTATGACATTCATTTTCGGAATAAATATTTTGCGGGTCGGTCCCGGATCTTAGTTCAAAATCAGGTTCTTGATTGTCTCTTGATCAATTTTTGCGTTTTGATCAAATTGAAATCAGCATCCAAAAATTTGATAAAATAAATTCCGTCTTTTTGATGGGACAAATCAAGCGTTTCTATATGACCAATCAGTTTTCCCGAAAATAATTTTTTTCCAAAAAGATCTATGAGTTCGTAAGCAACAACTTTAGGATTACTTACCTGAAGCTGGATTTTCTCATTAAAGGGATTGGGATATACCGAAGTACCACTTATATCCGTTTGGTGAATTCCGGTACCTATTTTTTCATTGACCTGCAGCGCAGTTTTATTTCCACCGTCGCCACTATCCGATCCATTGGCATTAACACCGGTGCCTCCGGCGTATATAGTTACCGCCCCTGAGCCTTTTACAGGAGCCGTCCACAGGATTTCAAATAAATTTTTATCGCTGCGATCGGTATGTTCTGCATACAATCGTCCAGTACGCAGTGTTGTCAATTTAACATTTGAACTTATCGGACTGATTTCTTTTAAATTAGGTCCGTTTACTTTTTCTTCAGCATTTAATAAGGTCATTTGAAAACCATAAGCTTTAGGATCATTTCCGCCGGTTTTATTGATACGCACATGAATAGAATAAGATTTTCCGGGTTCGTATGCCTGGATGGTATCAGTGCCTTCCAGAACATGAATTTTGACTTCTACACTTATCGGACCGTTGTGGCAAGATTTACATACCGTATCATCATCTCCAGGTGCACCCGTACTGCCTTTGGCTCCCTCTGCTCCACGACCTTTTTGATTGGACATGGTGACTACCCCAAGAAAGGAAAGTAAAAAAAACAGGTAAATAAAATTTTTCATAGGCATTTAAACTTCACAAAGTTAGGTATTATGGTATGACTCTTTTTTTAACAAAAGGTTAAAAGAAGAACGGGTAAATATCATTTTTTGTAGCCTTTTTCAGGATATTTTCCTTCTCCAGAAGAAATATAATGTTCTACAATGGCCATATCATTGGCCGGATCTTCAGTTGCATAAAAGGGTTTATGAAAGTGAACATACCGGGTTTTATAATTTATTGAAGCCGGTACAATCGGCACTCCGGCACCTTTTGCGATGTAATAATAGCCCGTTTTCAATTGATCGGTTTTTTTGCGTGTTCCTTCCGGAGAAATGACAATAGCAAAGACCCGATGCGATTTAAAAAGCTCAATATACATCTCTACCTGGTTTTTACTCGCAGATCGCACGACAGGAAATCCACCCAAGGCTTTGAAAAACCAAGCATAAGGTGGCCTAAACAGACTTTCTTTACCGATAAATCTCATTTTATCCAATCCGCTGGCCCACCTGATGAGCAATCCCAATGGAAAATCCCAATTCGAAGTATGGGGACCAATTGCGACTACAAATTGATCAATTTTTCGCAACGTTTCTGTGCCCGTGTATCGCCAGCCTAATAAACCCAATAACCATTGACTCCATTTTTGCATGCGGATGTAAAAATAGCCTAAAGCTCAAAGCTAAAAGCTAAAGCTGATTGGGAATACAGAAATTTGAAGGAATTGACCATGAGGAATGGGTTTTTAAGGATTTACAATATGGTTCTTAGGGTTTGTTGTAGAAAAATGCCTAAAGCTCAAAGCTGAAAGCAAAATGCTTAGTTCTGAGTTATTTGATGTTTCTTAAGCTCAATTAGTCTTTACTCCATAATCCTTGCACCATACTCTATTTCTATTGGGGTTTTCTGTTCAAAAACTCTAAAAATCAGCTTAATTGGTTAAACTTTGCAGGGTAATAACAGTCTTAAGAATGATGGCGGGATTAAAAAATACGGAAGACCAACTCATCCTGGAATGGGTGATCGGTGAATTGACCATGGAAAAAGGTTTCCGGGCTTTGGTTGAAAAATACCAGCAGAAGTTGTACTGGCATATCCGGAGGATGGTATTGGTTCACGAAGACGCAGATGACGTGCTTCAAAACACCTTTATCAAAGTGTATAAAAGTATACACCAATTTGAAGGAAAAAGCAGCTTGTTTACCTGGTTATACCGAATTGCAACGAATGAATGCCTGAGCTTTTTAGACAAAAACAAAAGGTATAAATACGACGGAATGGATGAGCAGAGCGAACATCCGGTCATTCAGCAACTTGCAGCAGATCCTTATTTTGAAGGAAATGAAATTCAACTCCGTTTGCAGGAAGCTTTGACCAGATTGCCAGATAAACAGAAACAGGTTTTTCTGCTCCGTTACCATGACGAGATGTCTTACAAAGAGATGTCTCAAGTCCTGGAGACTTCCGAAGGAGCTTTAAAAGCATCTTACCATCATGCCGTCAAAAAAATTGAAGAATATTTTAAATCGCTGGAATTAATTTAAGAAATGAATATACATCCAATATATAACGAAGATCCGGAGTTGCCATTTGGTAAAGCTTTGAAAAATGCAGATGGTTTTAAAGTACCCGAACATTATTTTGAAAACAGTGAAGAAATGATCATTCTTCAGTGCAGCGGTTTGGTGTCCCAGGAATCAAATGCTACATCAGGATTTGATGTACCTGTTGCTTATTTTGAAAATTTTACAGATTCACTGATCGAAAGAATCAATGCCGAATCACTTGCATTTTTACCCAAGTCGGACGGCTTCAAAGTTCCAGAAAGCTATTTTGAGACTTTTTACAATCGTTTGCAAAATAAACTTTCAGCTCAACATCAATCGACACCAACAAAACTTATAAAATTTCACAAGCTATGGTATTGGGCTGCTGCAGCATGTTTATTTAGTGCGGTTGGATTGTTTGCTATAAAATGGTCGCAAAACCAAACAACCGAAAATCTGCTTGCGCAATGTTCTGAAGAAGAGTTATTAGAGTACGTCACTGCTTATGTAGAAGAATTTGATGAGCAAAGTCTGGCCTTGTTACTTGAAGAAAATGATATTAATCAACTGGATATGATGAATGGACTTGATGAATCTGCTGAAGATCTGTTGATTGAGTATCTTGAATAAATGGTATTTTTATTGTTATCGAAATAAAATCTAAATCTATGAAACAAATTTTGAGTTCACTCCTGGCCTTGCTGACTTGCCTGGGATACAATACAGCACAGGAAGGCCCACCCATGAAAGGAAAAGATCGCATGATCGAAAAAATGGAATCTATGCGCGTCGCTTTTCTAACCAATGAATTGGATCTGACATCTGACGAATCTGCAAAGTTCTGGCCGGTGTACAATGAATATTCGAAAAAGCGCATGGAATTGCGTAAAGATTTAATGGATAAGAAACGCAGTATGCGTGATCAAAATCTATCTGAAGAGGAATCCGAAAAAGAATTGGAAGATCAATTGGCCGTGCAGGAAAAAGAATTAAATCTGAAACGCAGTTATTATGAGAAATTCAAAGCAATCCTACCTGCACAGAAGCTTGCAAAACTCGAACCGGCTGAAAAAGAATTCAATCACGAAGTCCTTCGCAAATTGAAGGAACGCAGAGAAAACCGGATTGGCAGGGGAAGGCCAATGAAGTAGGGGAAATGGTTATTTGACTGCTTGGAGGTTTGATATTCTATTAGAAGGCTGGTAAAAAGTTCATATAGGATTATCATAGGAACCATTTATTAAGAATTTGATGGACTCAATTCTTAGGTCTTGAATCCATATCTCCTTTCAAGCAATTTTTAAAAAATTATTCCAAGCAGCCAAATAGTCAAACCTCCCAACAGTCATCCCTAAATGCCTATAAGCCTACATACCTAAACATATTCATCCCATCAAGATGTACCCCTTCTCAAATCCTCAAACACCTCCCAATATGACGGAAATGATTTACTTACAACATGTGAATTGGAAATACTAACATTTGTTAGTTTATGAAGAAGACTAAAGGCCATGGCAATTCGATGGTCCTGGTGACTGTCGAGAGTTATATCTTTATTTATTTGAAATGTTTGCATGTTAAAATACATTTCCCTGCCGGCCAGTATTTCAAGAACAGTAACTTTGCATAGTTGTAAAAAATTAGTAATGATGTGCAGTCGGTTGGATTCTTTGTGCTCCAAATGTTGTAATCCTTTAAATGTGGCATTTACTTTTTGAATTGCACAAAAAATAGCCAAGGCCGGAAATAGATCGGGACAATTAGTAAAATCAAATTCAATGTGTTTTGGATTTTCATTAGACTTTTTTTCGACAAGTAATCCATTTTCTTCTTGAATAGCTGTGATTCCAAAAGCTTGTAAAAAATTGAGGACAACTTCATCTGCTTGTAATCCGGATCTCTTGAGATTTGGAAAAAAGCAAAGGAATTTTTCTTGTAGAGCGATCCATGATAATATAAATGCAGCTGCACTCCAGTCAGCTTCCACTGTGTATGTTTGCTCTGAATAAGTACCGGATTTAATGTCTACGGAGTTCCCATGAATTGAAAATTGAATTCCAAATTGTTGCATGAGTTGGAGTGTCATATGTATATAAGGCTCTGACACGCCTTCAGGAGACCAACTTACTTTGAGACCATTATGGAAATATGGTGCAATCAAAAGGATTGATGATACAAACTGGCTACTCATTTGTGAATCAACATGCACCACATCGGAATGATCTTTATTAACTCCCTTTACAATTTTGATAGGAAGATAATAATTTTGATTTTCAAACTGAAATAGACAAGCTAATTGTTCCAGCCCACGAATCAGAGGCATAATGGGTCTTGATTTTAAATTCCCCAAACCATCTAAAATTTTGTTTTGCCCTGTTAAACAATAATAAGCAAGTATAAATCGAAGGGTAGTTCCACCTTCGCCAATATTTATATTTACTTCTTTATTGTTGAGAGCTTTTGCAGATATATAGTGTCGTCTGAAGCCGAGAGATATTTTATATGTTGTTTAAAATTGCCGAGCGCATGAATGATCAATAAGCGATTGGAGATGCTTTTAGATGATGGCAATTTAACTTGCTGAATATCCATTTTTAATTTAATCCTTCCAATGGATGCGAAGTACGGATAATAAATCCGGATGCAGGCTCCTGTCTACAGGGCAGGCATGCGCAGCATGGTCCAATATTGTTTTTTCTTTAGGGCTGTAAGATTTATCAGGCATATGCAGGTCAATTTCAACGGAAGCAATCCTTCTCGGATGGTCTGCCATGATTTTTAAAACTTCAGCTTTCATTCCTTCGATGTCGATTCCATGCGTTCGGGCTGCAATTCCCATAATGGTCATCATACAACAAGCTAAAGAAGTGGCGGCAAGATCAGTAGGAGAAAATGCATCTCCTTTACCCTGGTTGTCTGGTGGAGCAACTGTTTGAATTTTTGTCCACTCCGCAAATGTGTTGCTTCTGTCCGAAGATCTCCAAGGTAAATGACTTCTGCTGTTTTCATCATCAATTGAATTTAAATAGAAAATAGTCGATACTATGTTCGCGCATGTGATCTGGTTCATGTAAATGAGAGGATACCAGAAATCAACTCATTTGAAGAAATAACTGAGAAAACAATCGACTTTTTATACAGTCATAATTTCTTTATCTTTTGCTTCAATGATCTTGTCAACTTTCGAAGAAAAATCATTGACGATCGATTGTATTTCAATTTCTTTGCGTTTAGCGGCATCCTCTGA from Saprospiraceae bacterium encodes the following:
- a CDS encoding GntR family transcriptional regulator yields the protein MEFKKSLSIFEQIGMSVQENIINKSWKEGERIPSVREYATNIQVNPNTVMRSYTLLQDLGILENRRGIGFFVANGAMNKSIGNRKDQFAEDFLPELFRTMDQLGINWDEMKNYYSIWKNKQNHETEQ
- a CDS encoding ABC transporter ATP-binding protein, with the translated sequence MIQVNEMSFGYRKKKAPLFQDLNLQLESGTINGILGKNGAGKTTFLRVVSGLLFPQHGQALVNGASSRGRHVEMLTDLYYVQEEYILPEVTIRRYVQLYSNFYPNWDHEKFDRILSEFELPSDGKLKELSFGQKKKFLIAFALATGCKLLILDEPTNGLDIPSKMVFRKVVSSSLNEDQCILISTHQVKDVANLLDRIVVVEGGQVIFNQDLFHISSKYRFDFVPGSQIPEKSIYAEQVPGGHVVMNLKQENQVQTEVDIEILFNAIISKSI
- a CDS encoding DNA-3-methyladenine glycosylase, whose amino-acid sequence is MLLPRKYYLSDDVLGLTRDILGKMLVSQIQGIRYSGIIVEAEAYRAPEDRASHAFGNRLTPRTKTMFLDGGHAYIYVCYGIHEMFNIITGPIGTPHAILIRAVEPREGIAQMQKNRGISEAPSALTKGPGCLTQAMGINRALNACKLYEPESPLQIHDIQITYNKAQIGQSKRIGVESAGESAQWLYRFYLKGNDYVSGSPR
- a CDS encoding T9SS type A sorting domain-containing protein, whose product is MKNFIYLFFLLSFLGVVTMSNQKGRGAEGAKGSTGAPGDDDTVCKSCHNGPISVEVKIHVLEGTDTIQAYEPGKSYSIHVRINKTGGNDPKAYGFQMTLLNAEEKVNGPNLKEISPISSNVKLTTLRTGRLYAEHTDRSDKNLFEILWTAPVKGSGAVTIYAGGTGVNANGSDSGDGGNKTALQVNEKIGTGIHQTDISGTSVYPNPFNEKIQLQVSNPKVVAYELIDLFGKKLFSGKLIGHIETLDLSHQKDGIYFIKFLDADFNLIKTQKLIKRQSRT
- a CDS encoding 1-acyl-sn-glycerol-3-phosphate acyltransferase produces the protein MQKWSQWLLGLLGWRYTGTETLRKIDQFVVAIGPHTSNWDFPLGLLIRWASGLDKMRFIGKESLFRPPYAWFFKALGGFPVVRSASKNQVEMYIELFKSHRVFAIVISPEGTRKKTDQLKTGYYYIAKGAGVPIVPASINYKTRYVHFHKPFYATEDPANDMAIVEHYISSGEGKYPEKGYKK
- a CDS encoding RNA polymerase sigma factor, encoding MAGLKNTEDQLILEWVIGELTMEKGFRALVEKYQQKLYWHIRRMVLVHEDADDVLQNTFIKVYKSIHQFEGKSSLFTWLYRIATNECLSFLDKNKRYKYDGMDEQSEHPVIQQLAADPYFEGNEIQLRLQEALTRLPDKQKQVFLLRYHDEMSYKEMSQVLETSEGALKASYHHAVKKIEEYFKSLELI